One window of the Bradyrhizobium sp. NP1 genome contains the following:
- a CDS encoding acyl-CoA dehydrogenase family protein, with protein sequence MTGASTLRGPTREHLDWPFFGKGHRAYVERLDAFAASGAMAAIDHSDVDDACRKIAAALGEAGLLDACVAAPDGDASTIDSRKACLARETLAWHDGLADFAFAMQGLGSGAIGLAGSPGIRRTVLPKVRAGQWLAAFALSERDAGSDVAAMTCAARREGDVFVLDGEKTWISNGGIADVYCVFARTGEAPGARGLSAFVVYPDDPGFSIAERIDVIAPHPLATLRFENCRLPADRLLGAPGEGFKLAMRTLDIFRASVAAASLGFARRALDEATAHARQRKMFGATLGDLQLTQAAIGDMATGVDAAALLTYRAAWRRDVQGLPTTKQAAMAKMAATETAQQVIDRAVQMFGGRGVKSGEMVERLYREIRALRIYEGATEVQKLIVARETFKAV encoded by the coding sequence ATGACAGGCGCCTCCACGCTTCGCGGTCCGACGCGCGAGCATCTCGACTGGCCGTTCTTCGGCAAAGGGCATCGCGCTTACGTGGAACGGCTCGACGCATTCGCGGCCTCGGGAGCGATGGCTGCGATCGATCATTCCGATGTCGACGATGCGTGCCGCAAGATTGCGGCGGCGCTCGGCGAGGCCGGATTGCTCGATGCCTGCGTCGCAGCGCCCGACGGAGACGCCTCGACAATTGATTCTCGCAAGGCCTGCCTCGCCCGCGAAACACTCGCGTGGCACGACGGTCTCGCCGATTTCGCATTCGCGATGCAGGGGCTCGGCTCCGGGGCCATCGGCCTTGCAGGTTCGCCAGGAATCCGTCGAACCGTTTTACCGAAGGTGCGCGCGGGACAGTGGCTCGCGGCTTTCGCCTTGTCGGAGAGGGACGCGGGCTCCGACGTCGCGGCGATGACGTGCGCCGCGCGCCGCGAGGGCGACGTTTTCGTGCTCGACGGCGAAAAGACCTGGATATCGAATGGCGGAATCGCCGACGTCTACTGTGTCTTTGCCCGAACGGGCGAAGCACCGGGCGCGCGGGGCTTGTCGGCCTTTGTCGTTTATCCCGACGATCCCGGCTTCTCGATCGCTGAGCGCATCGACGTGATCGCACCGCATCCGCTGGCGACGCTGCGATTCGAGAATTGCCGCCTCCCGGCCGATCGTCTGCTCGGCGCGCCGGGTGAGGGCTTCAAGCTCGCGATGCGCACGCTTGACATATTCCGCGCCTCCGTCGCCGCTGCATCTCTCGGCTTCGCGCGGCGCGCGCTGGACGAAGCGACTGCACATGCTCGCCAGCGCAAGATGTTCGGCGCGACGCTCGGGGATTTGCAACTGACGCAGGCTGCGATCGGCGATATGGCGACCGGCGTCGACGCCGCGGCGTTGCTGACCTATCGCGCGGCGTGGCGCCGCGACGTGCAGGGCCTGCCGACCACGAAGCAAGCCGCCATGGCGAAGATGGCGGCCACCGAGACGGCCCAACAAGTGATCGACCGTGCCGTCCAGATGTTCGGCGGGCGAGGCGTCAAATCCGGCGAGATGGTCGAAAGGCTGTACCGGGAGATTCGCGCGTTGCGCATCTACGAAGGCGCAACCGAAGTCCAGAAATTGATTGTCGCCCGGGAAACGTTCAAGGCCGTTTGA
- a CDS encoding acyl-CoA dehydrogenase, whose protein sequence is MTDRTHSASQGFDWADPFRIEDQLSEEERLIQETARAYCQEKLAPRVLQAFRQEQTDPAIFREMGELGLLGPTISPEYGGAGLNYVAYGLIAREVERVDSGYRSMMSVQSSLVMVPIETFGSDAQKRKYLPRLASGEWIGCFGLTEPNHGSDPGSMITRARKVDGGYSLTGAKTWISNAPIADVFLVWAKTEDGVIRGFILEKGWKGLSAPAIHGKVGLRASITGEIVLDNVFVPDENLMPGVKGLKGPFTCLNSARFGIAWGALGAAEACYATARQYVLDRKQFGRPLAANQLIQKKLADMATDISLGLQGCLRLGRMKEDGHPPVELTSIVKRNSCGKALDIARTARDMLGGNGISDEFGVARHLVNLEVVNTYEGTHDIHALIVGRAITGIAAFSN, encoded by the coding sequence ATGACCGACAGGACTCACTCCGCGTCGCAAGGTTTCGATTGGGCCGATCCCTTCCGGATCGAGGATCAACTGTCCGAGGAGGAGCGGCTGATCCAGGAGACGGCACGCGCCTATTGCCAGGAAAAGCTGGCGCCTCGCGTGCTGCAGGCGTTTCGCCAGGAGCAGACCGACCCTGCAATCTTCCGTGAGATGGGAGAGCTCGGCTTGCTCGGACCGACAATCTCTCCGGAGTATGGCGGCGCGGGACTCAACTATGTCGCCTATGGCCTCATCGCGCGCGAGGTCGAACGCGTCGATTCCGGTTATCGCTCGATGATGAGCGTGCAGTCCTCGCTTGTGATGGTTCCGATCGAGACTTTCGGCAGCGACGCGCAGAAGCGCAAATATCTGCCCAGGCTCGCGAGCGGAGAATGGATCGGCTGTTTCGGCCTGACCGAGCCGAACCACGGATCCGACCCGGGCTCGATGATCACGCGCGCGCGCAAGGTCGATGGCGGCTACAGCCTCACCGGCGCCAAGACCTGGATCAGCAATGCCCCGATCGCCGACGTCTTCCTGGTCTGGGCCAAGACCGAGGATGGCGTGATCCGCGGCTTCATTCTGGAAAAGGGGTGGAAGGGCCTCTCGGCCCCGGCCATCCATGGCAAGGTCGGCCTGCGCGCCTCGATTACGGGCGAGATCGTTCTCGACAACGTCTTCGTCCCCGATGAAAACCTGATGCCGGGCGTGAAGGGATTGAAGGGGCCGTTCACCTGTCTCAATTCCGCGCGCTTCGGCATTGCCTGGGGCGCGCTCGGCGCAGCGGAGGCCTGCTACGCAACCGCGCGCCAATATGTGCTCGATCGCAAGCAGTTCGGCCGTCCGCTCGCGGCCAACCAGCTCATTCAGAAGAAGCTCGCCGACATGGCAACCGACATCTCGCTCGGCCTTCAAGGTTGCCTGCGGCTCGGCCGCATGAAGGAGGACGGGCATCCGCCGGTCGAGTTGACCTCGATCGTCAAGCGGAATTCATGCGGCAAGGCGCTCGATATCGCACGAACGGCGCGTGACATGCTGGGCGGCAACGGCATTTCCGACGAATTCGGCGTCGCGCGCCATCTCGTCAATCTGGAGGTCGTCAACACCTATGAGGGCACGCACGATATCCATGCCCTCATCGTTGGTCGCGCGATCACCGGAATCGCGGCCTTCAGCAATTGA
- a CDS encoding thioesterase family protein — MPALETSRPLRFGDCDPSGIAYFPSYLDMLAGVLEELFAAAGAPFTRLISERGMGTPTVRLEVEFARPGFHGDRLDWSVAVMRLGRSSAELRYQVRARGEDLWSARQTVVLTALSSHKAIPWPDDIRAGLSQFITENTDASHSAA, encoded by the coding sequence ATGCCAGCACTCGAGACCTCACGACCACTGCGGTTCGGGGATTGCGATCCTTCGGGTATCGCCTATTTCCCGTCCTATCTCGACATGCTCGCCGGCGTGCTCGAAGAATTGTTCGCCGCCGCAGGCGCGCCCTTCACCCGCTTGATCAGCGAGCGCGGGATGGGGACGCCAACGGTGCGGCTGGAAGTCGAATTTGCGCGACCCGGTTTCCACGGAGACCGGCTCGACTGGTCCGTCGCGGTCATGCGCCTGGGCCGCAGCTCCGCCGAACTTCGCTACCAGGTGCGGGCGCGCGGCGAGGATCTGTGGTCGGCTCGCCAGACCGTCGTCCTCACTGCGCTATCATCGCACAAGGCCATTCCCTGGCCGGACGACATTCGCGCCGGGCTTTCGCAATTCATCACGGAGAACACCGATGCTAGCCATTCTGCAGCCTGA
- a CDS encoding RidA family protein: MLAILQPEGWAKPKGYANGVAASGRHIFVAGQIGWNGDCVFESDDLADQTRQALENVVAVLAEAGAGPEHVTSMTWYLVDKSDYLRSLSAIGQAWRDTMGRNFPAMAAVQVVALMEDRAKIEIQAHAVLPE; the protein is encoded by the coding sequence ATGCTAGCCATTCTGCAGCCTGAGGGCTGGGCCAAACCCAAGGGTTATGCGAATGGGGTCGCGGCGAGCGGACGCCATATCTTCGTCGCCGGCCAGATCGGCTGGAACGGCGATTGCGTCTTCGAGAGCGACGATCTTGCCGACCAGACACGGCAGGCGCTCGAGAACGTCGTCGCCGTTCTGGCGGAGGCCGGCGCCGGCCCGGAGCATGTCACGTCGATGACGTGGTATCTCGTCGACAAGTCGGACTACCTGCGCAGTTTGAGTGCGATCGGTCAGGCCTGGCGCGACACGATGGGACGCAATTTCCCGGCCATGGCGGCCGTGCAGGTGGTGGCGTTGATGGAGGATCGCGCCAAGATCGAAATCCAGGCGCACGCCGTTCTGCCGGAGTGA
- a CDS encoding adenylate/guanylate cyclase domain-containing protein, protein MNAPPNIDPVTAHSDDDVVHWLTNDTRDERFIDNILTELCIRLQRAGIPVKRASLHFLIHHPQWLGARIMWADGMHEAELARVDYDVRERSEYIDSPVNEIHNGATEVRENLERDPSLGRQHAIYDEMRAKGLTDYVAWPMHHTLGKRHIATFATDRPGGFDDAHIASLLKLMPALALVSEIRIKNRLARTLLETYVGSHAGELILAGATRRGSGATVRAAIMICDLRDFTRISDNWPRDDVIDLLNGYFDAMSEPIARHGGEILKFIGDGLLAIFPLSQPSACANLLHAVAEARQAMVALNEKNSETGRAPLNYGIGVHVGDVMYGNIGSRTRLDFTVIGPAVNMASRLETLTKQLGRTVLLSRDFADLVESDFDLERVGEYPVRGFNDPIELFAYHG, encoded by the coding sequence ATGAACGCGCCGCCAAACATCGATCCCGTCACCGCGCATTCTGACGACGACGTCGTGCACTGGCTGACAAACGACACGCGCGATGAGCGCTTCATTGACAATATTCTCACCGAGCTGTGTATCCGGCTCCAGCGGGCGGGTATTCCCGTCAAGCGGGCGTCGCTTCATTTCCTGATCCACCATCCGCAGTGGCTTGGCGCCCGGATCATGTGGGCCGACGGGATGCACGAGGCCGAGCTTGCGAGAGTTGACTACGATGTCAGGGAGCGATCCGAATACATCGACAGCCCCGTCAACGAAATCCATAACGGTGCCACCGAGGTGCGCGAGAATCTCGAACGCGATCCTTCGCTGGGCCGCCAGCACGCCATCTATGACGAGATGCGGGCGAAAGGCCTAACCGACTATGTGGCGTGGCCGATGCATCATACGCTCGGCAAGCGGCATATCGCGACCTTTGCAACCGATCGGCCCGGAGGTTTCGACGACGCTCATATCGCCAGCCTGTTGAAACTGATGCCGGCTCTGGCGCTGGTCAGCGAAATCCGTATCAAGAACCGGCTGGCGCGAACGCTGCTCGAAACCTATGTCGGGTCGCATGCCGGCGAGCTCATTCTGGCCGGCGCCACCAGGCGCGGAAGCGGGGCGACGGTACGCGCCGCCATCATGATCTGCGATCTGCGCGATTTCACCCGGATCTCCGACAACTGGCCGCGCGATGACGTCATTGATCTTCTGAACGGCTATTTCGACGCGATGTCGGAGCCGATCGCGCGACATGGCGGGGAAATACTGAAATTCATCGGCGACGGTCTGCTCGCCATTTTTCCGCTCAGCCAGCCGTCGGCCTGCGCGAATCTGTTGCATGCCGTGGCCGAAGCCCGTCAGGCCATGGTCGCCCTGAACGAAAAGAACAGCGAAACCGGTCGTGCACCGCTGAATTATGGCATCGGCGTCCACGTCGGAGACGTCATGTACGGCAATATCGGGTCGCGCACCCGGCTCGACTTCACGGTCATCGGTCCTGCGGTCAACATGGCTTCGCGTCTCGAAACACTCACCAAACAATTGGGAAGAACGGTGCTGCTGTCCCGCGACTTCGCCGACCTCGTCGAAAGCGATTTCGATCTCGAACGCGTCGGCGAATATCCGGTGCGGGGCTTCAACGATCCGATCGAGCTGTTTGCGTATCACGGCTGA
- a CDS encoding transglutaminase-like cysteine peptidase yields MNSDLKKSWSEKRAFSVHRKRCCVVASLTLVVAAGPLAGIALARDRPSNDLPVRAVLVEASPSLAPFQHVRFCLRYPAECKSDPSEDDSIHLTRENLELLGRVNHAVNAAIVPLAKHYGANLGDRWTIAPSAGDCNDYAVTKRHELIRSGLPAKALRLAVVRTASEVGHLVLLVSTTRGDLVLDNLTEAVRPWQTTDYHWLKIQSARDSKFWYDLKVATALPSPANRRLRVAQRQ; encoded by the coding sequence GTGAATTCCGATCTGAAGAAATCCTGGTCTGAAAAGAGAGCGTTCAGCGTGCATAGAAAACGTTGCTGTGTCGTTGCGTCGCTGACTTTGGTTGTCGCTGCCGGGCCGCTCGCGGGCATAGCGCTCGCGCGAGATCGTCCGTCCAACGATCTCCCCGTTCGAGCCGTGCTCGTCGAAGCTTCGCCGAGCCTCGCGCCGTTTCAGCACGTTCGTTTTTGCCTTCGCTATCCGGCCGAGTGCAAGTCGGATCCCAGCGAGGACGACAGTATCCATCTCACCAGGGAGAACCTGGAGCTGCTCGGCCGCGTCAATCATGCCGTCAATGCCGCCATCGTTCCCCTTGCCAAGCACTACGGCGCAAATCTCGGGGATCGCTGGACGATTGCGCCAAGCGCGGGAGACTGCAACGATTACGCCGTCACCAAGCGTCACGAGCTTATCCGTAGCGGGCTGCCGGCCAAAGCCCTGAGACTGGCCGTGGTCAGGACCGCATCGGAAGTCGGCCATCTTGTGCTGCTCGTCTCGACGACAAGAGGCGATCTGGTGTTGGACAATTTGACCGAAGCGGTACGGCCCTGGCAAACCACCGACTATCACTGGCTGAAGATCCAGTCGGCGCGCGATTCCAAGTTCTGGTACGACCTCAAGGTGGCGACGGCATTGCCGTCACCGGCCAACCGCAGGCTGCGCGTGGCCCAGCGGCAATAA
- a CDS encoding AraC family transcriptional regulator yields the protein MLKQEIRAFQGRFGRAVLFDTNTPVVEHAHSQCHVLIKCGGADGHYYVCDERAPFRDDTIVLVNPWMPHRNPRRAGGPASRVLALYVETVWLSERSADVTSGRLKPFARPSAPISTLIRSLADHLAATMISGDSSEVRLEEILYDLIDQTLSSYATGKARSDLPRSTTTLDYRIRRAIAHMRDHISKEVEMSDLAQIAGLSRSRFFELFRSCTGVSPRLYMDALCIDVAARTLASTTHPLTEIARRLGFSAPGHFSRFFQQHTSVSPSDYRKAAAALRQNGGIPILDATRNEAPY from the coding sequence ATGCTCAAACAGGAAATCCGGGCGTTCCAGGGCCGCTTCGGGCGCGCGGTTCTGTTTGACACCAACACGCCGGTCGTCGAACACGCGCACTCGCAATGCCATGTGCTGATCAAATGCGGCGGGGCCGACGGCCACTACTATGTCTGCGACGAGCGCGCACCGTTTCGCGACGACACGATCGTGCTGGTCAATCCCTGGATGCCGCATCGCAACCCGCGGCGCGCCGGCGGTCCGGCGAGCCGCGTGCTGGCGCTCTACGTGGAGACGGTCTGGCTGTCCGAGCGCTCGGCGGACGTGACCTCCGGGCGGCTGAAGCCTTTCGCAAGGCCGTCGGCCCCCATCTCCACCCTGATCCGCTCGCTTGCCGACCATCTTGCCGCGACGATGATCTCGGGCGACAGCTCCGAGGTCCGCCTCGAGGAAATTCTCTATGACCTGATCGACCAGACGCTTTCCAGCTACGCGACCGGCAAGGCGCGAAGCGACCTTCCCCGCTCCACGACCACGCTCGACTACCGTATCCGCCGCGCGATCGCGCATATGCGCGATCACATCTCGAAGGAAGTCGAGATGTCCGACCTGGCGCAGATTGCGGGCCTGTCGCGCTCCCGCTTCTTCGAGCTGTTCCGTTCCTGTACCGGCGTATCGCCGCGCCTCTACATGGACGCGCTTTGCATCGATGTCGCGGCACGAACGCTCGCGAGCACCACGCATCCGCTGACGGAGATCGCAAGACGTCTCGGGTTCTCGGCCCCCGGACACTTTTCCCGGTTCTTCCAGCAGCACACCAGCGTCAGTCCCAGCGACTATCGCAAGGCAGCGGCCGCCTTGCGGCAAAACGGCGGGATTCCGATCCTCGATGCCACCAGGAACGAAGCCCCCTACTGA
- a CDS encoding MFS transporter has product MDPGRGIKQARDQSGESNVATFLGDLKHNERRTLYACFGGWALDSFDVNLYALVIPTLLATLNFTLPQAGVLATSALLLSAVGGWFAGTLADKYGRVRVLQITILWFAFFTFLAGFCNTFGQFFVVRALQGLGFGGEWAAGAVLIGEVIQSKYRGRAVGVVQSGWAVGWGGATLVFAIVFSLLPQEIAWRVLFWTGLLPALLVVYIRRFVDEPEIFEKSRAADKDGAPAKLLQIFSRENIRLTVLTSLLTTGAQGGYYTVNTWLPTFLRTEKKLTVLGSSGYLAFVIIGAFCGFIACAWLADTIGRKRTFLLMALCAGLVVVVYMLAPITDSVMLLLGFPLGFFANGLFAPMGAYLTELFPTNIRATNQGFSYNAGRAIGALFPATIGYLGQAMGLGMAIGIFTVTAYLFILVALAMLPETLGRELREPALAQPVRQNAVIAG; this is encoded by the coding sequence ATGGATCCGGGGCGCGGCATCAAACAAGCAAGAGATCAATCGGGGGAGAGCAACGTGGCTACATTTCTGGGGGACCTGAAGCACAACGAGCGGCGAACGCTTTACGCATGCTTCGGCGGCTGGGCGCTGGACTCCTTTGACGTCAATCTCTACGCGCTCGTCATCCCGACGCTGCTCGCCACCCTGAATTTCACGTTGCCGCAAGCAGGCGTGCTGGCGACATCGGCGCTGCTGTTGTCCGCGGTCGGCGGCTGGTTCGCCGGAACGCTGGCCGACAAATACGGACGGGTGAGGGTGCTGCAGATCACCATTCTGTGGTTTGCGTTCTTCACGTTCCTGGCGGGCTTCTGCAACACGTTCGGGCAGTTCTTTGTCGTGCGCGCGCTCCAGGGCCTCGGTTTCGGCGGCGAATGGGCCGCCGGCGCGGTGCTGATCGGCGAGGTCATTCAGTCGAAATATCGCGGCCGGGCGGTCGGCGTGGTGCAGAGCGGCTGGGCGGTCGGCTGGGGTGGTGCGACCCTGGTCTTTGCGATTGTGTTCTCGCTTCTGCCGCAGGAGATCGCCTGGCGCGTGCTGTTCTGGACCGGACTATTGCCGGCGCTGCTCGTCGTCTACATCCGCCGCTTCGTCGATGAGCCCGAAATCTTCGAGAAGTCGCGGGCCGCCGACAAGGACGGCGCGCCTGCGAAGCTATTGCAGATCTTTTCGCGCGAGAACATCCGCCTCACCGTGCTGACCTCGCTGCTGACGACGGGCGCGCAAGGCGGCTACTACACCGTCAACACCTGGCTGCCGACCTTCCTGCGGACCGAGAAGAAGCTGACCGTGCTCGGCTCGTCCGGCTATCTGGCCTTCGTCATCATAGGCGCGTTCTGCGGCTTCATCGCCTGCGCCTGGCTTGCCGACACGATCGGCCGCAAGCGCACGTTCCTGCTGATGGCGTTGTGCGCGGGCCTCGTGGTCGTGGTCTACATGCTGGCTCCGATCACGGACTCGGTGATGCTGTTGCTGGGCTTTCCGCTCGGCTTCTTTGCCAATGGGCTCTTCGCGCCGATGGGCGCCTACCTGACCGAGCTGTTTCCGACCAACATCAGGGCGACCAACCAGGGTTTCTCCTACAATGCCGGGCGCGCCATCGGTGCGCTGTTTCCCGCGACCATCGGCTATCTCGGCCAGGCCATGGGCCTCGGCATGGCGATCGGTATCTTCACGGTCACGGCCTATCTGTTCATTCTCGTTGCACTCGCGATGCTTCCGGAAACGCTGGGGCGGGAACTGCGTGAGCCCGCCCTTGCGCAACCCGTCCGGCAGAACGCCGTCATTGCCGGATGA
- a CDS encoding LysR family transcriptional regulator yields MALNLHLLRLFATVVRTGSFSRAAEALRISQPAVSKGVRDFELQVGCRLLDRTSRGVVPTREGKALVRHAESLFAAERAAEDELLALRSLDSGSLRIGASTTIATYMVADYLGLFHRQFPGIELHLVIANTRGVADLMLAHEIDIALVEGPVEDKELRCEAWRTDVMGLIVGAQHRWASARSIDGVALKEETLIVREPGSGSREVVAQALIDAGIEPKTLEIGSTEAIKQAVAAGLGVSIVSTATVGDQLKLGRLKSVAIRDLAIERTLWQLKVPDRIDSPAARAFEKIIRQ; encoded by the coding sequence ATGGCGCTGAACCTTCACCTCTTGCGCCTGTTCGCGACCGTGGTGCGCACCGGCAGCTTTTCGCGCGCCGCGGAAGCCTTGCGGATCAGCCAGCCGGCGGTCTCGAAGGGCGTGCGGGATTTCGAATTGCAGGTCGGCTGCCGCCTGCTGGATCGGACATCGCGAGGGGTCGTGCCGACGCGCGAGGGCAAGGCGCTGGTGCGGCACGCCGAGAGCCTGTTTGCCGCCGAGCGCGCCGCCGAGGACGAGCTGCTGGCGTTGCGCAGCCTCGACAGCGGCTCGCTCCGGATCGGCGCGAGCACCACGATCGCGACCTACATGGTCGCCGACTATCTCGGCCTGTTTCATCGCCAGTTTCCGGGCATCGAACTGCACCTCGTCATCGCCAACACCCGCGGCGTCGCCGACCTGATGCTGGCGCACGAGATCGACATCGCGCTTGTCGAAGGGCCGGTCGAAGACAAGGAGTTGCGCTGCGAAGCCTGGCGCACCGACGTGATGGGCCTCATTGTCGGCGCCCAGCACCGATGGGCTTCGGCCCGATCGATCGACGGTGTCGCGCTGAAGGAGGAGACCCTGATCGTGCGCGAGCCCGGATCGGGATCGCGCGAGGTGGTCGCGCAGGCGCTAATCGACGCCGGCATCGAACCGAAGACGCTGGAGATCGGCAGCACCGAAGCGATCAAGCAGGCGGTTGCCGCCGGCCTCGGGGTTTCGATCGTGTCGACGGCGACCGTCGGCGATCAGCTCAAGCTCGGCCGTCTGAAATCCGTGGCGATCCGCGATCTCGCGATCGAGCGCACGCTGTGGCAATTGAAGGTGCCGGACCGGATCGACAGTCCGGCCGCGCGCGCGTTCGAAAAGATCATCCGGCAATGA